The following are encoded together in the Candidatus Flexicrinis proximus genome:
- a CDS encoding SH3 domain-containing protein, producing MGATDGFQTRYKLIDRGGALVADVPETQRVYDAIGTRTGFGVTLNSQSAPTVIHVDPSGGASSALWTGEVSASTPLLLWVGSSDPLTPYFSDAGDYTLWAELAPAISETGNPITAIDAGSPTQVPQSALTIGGKATIATSNGDALNVRSYFGTQYEIRAKARPGEVVDVLDGPRDADGFTWWYIRLADGRAGWAVASADDKQTLVPGENSVPLTDQNAPASPSLSSGLSVGIWPRSTCRKRSTRFACGTVPA from the coding sequence GTGGGCGCGACCGACGGCTTCCAGACGCGCTATAAGCTGATCGACCGCGGCGGCGCACTGGTCGCCGATGTGCCGGAGACCCAGCGGGTGTACGACGCGATCGGCACCCGCACGGGCTTTGGCGTCACGCTGAACAGCCAGTCCGCGCCGACGGTGATCCATGTCGACCCGTCCGGTGGCGCATCGAGCGCGCTGTGGACAGGCGAGGTTTCGGCCTCAACACCGCTGCTGCTGTGGGTGGGCAGCAGCGACCCGCTCACACCTTATTTCAGCGATGCCGGCGATTACACCCTGTGGGCCGAACTCGCGCCGGCCATCAGCGAGACGGGCAACCCGATCACGGCTATCGACGCCGGCAGCCCGACGCAGGTGCCGCAGTCGGCGCTGACGATCGGCGGGAAAGCAACGATTGCCACCAGCAACGGCGACGCGCTGAACGTGCGGAGCTATTTCGGGACACAGTACGAAATCCGTGCCAAAGCACGCCCCGGCGAGGTGGTCGACGTGCTGGACGGCCCGCGTGATGCCGACGGTTTCACGTGGTGGTATATCCGCCTGGCTGATGGGCGGGCAGGCTGGGCGGTCGCCAGCGCCGACGACAAACAGACGCTTGTCCCAGGCGAAAACAGCGTACCGTTGACCGATCAGAACGCGCCGGCCAGCCCGTCGCTGTCCAGCGGGCTGTCGGTGGGGATATGGCCGCGGTCGACCTGCCGGAAACGCTCGACCCGCTTCGCCTGCGGAACGGTCCCGGCCTGA